The Vicia villosa cultivar HV-30 ecotype Madison, WI unplaced genomic scaffold, Vvil1.0 ctg.000920F_1_1, whole genome shotgun sequence genome has a window encoding:
- the LOC131632253 gene encoding uncharacterized protein LOC131632253, whose protein sequence is MSILVNGSPTKEFIVERGLRQGDPISPFLFVIVAEGLRALVGKAVENGDFVGFNVNGRCGIDILQFADDTLLLGDGSWNHLWALKAVLRGFEMMSGLRINYHKSNGFSTSFWHARWLKEGILKDLFPDLYSISLLKEASIGAMGGGKMHAANVGAAAVSPSFNTDAAVAASEENRGVQLSNSGWSMGHFHSRQADLRETLCSAVVLHADRHDTATWTLEENGIFTVSSCCNFLKNRRSPLGPANRFDSVFKDIWKAEVPIKVKAFGWRSFLNKIPTKDSLLKRGIIISSNANCVLCEETSETLTHSFLRCRYVDIVWKKMAEWIGMTYSCIGDLKENFFFWSDFCRSKKVKKGKEGTIWLAILWSIWLRRNDIVFNNSSWNSRDVVWSCKALIWRWSYIGKITRANCNFYEFSNSPLFYLS, encoded by the exons ATGTCGATTCTTGTTAACGGTAGTCCCACAAAAGAATTTATTGTGGAAAGGGGTCTAAGGCAAGGAGATCCAAtctctccttttctctttgtaATTGTAGCGGAAGGGCTTAGGGCTTTGGTGGGAAAGGCGGTGGAAAATGGAGATTTTGTTGGTTTCAATGTGAACGGGAGATGTGGAATAGATATCCTCCAATTTGCGGACGATACTCTTTTATTAGGCGACGGAAGTTGGAACCATCTATGGGCTTTGAAAGCGGTGTTGAGGGGTTTCGAAATGATGTCGGGCCTTAGAATCAATTACCATAAAA GTAACGGTTTTTCGACCTCCTTTTGGCATGCTCGTTGGTTGAAAGAAGGCATTCTAAAAGATCTTTTCCCGGATTTGTATAGCATCTCTCTTCTTAAAGAGGCTTCAATTGGTGCGATGGGGGGTGGAAAAATG CATGCTGCCAATGTGGGGGCCGCGGCTGTTTCTCCCTCCTTCAATACTGATGCAGCCGTAGCAGCTAGTGAAGAAAACAGAGGCGTGCAGCTTAGCAACAGTGGCTGGAGTATGGGCCATTTCCATTCGAGACAGGCGGATCTTCGTGAGACTCTGTGTTCGGCAGTTGTTCTTCATGCGGATAGGCACGACACGGCTACTTGGACTCTTGAGGAAAATGGTATTTTTACGGTTTCTTCTTGCTGCAATTTTCTAAAAAATAGGCGTTCTCCCTTAGGCCCGGCAAATCGTTTTGATTCGGTGTTCAAAGACATTTGGAAGGCGGAGGTTCCAATTAAAGTCAAAGCTTTTGGTTGGCGTAGCTTCCTCaacaaaattccaaccaaagattCGCTTTTGAAAAGAggtattattatttcttcaaatgctAATTGTGTTCTTTGTGAGGAAACAAGCGAAACCTTGACCCATTCTTTTTTGAGATGTCGGTATGTCGATATTGTTTGGAAGAAAATGGCCGAATGGATCGGAATGACTTATAGTTGTATTGGAGATTTGAAGGAGAATTTTTTCTTTTGGAGTGATTTTTGTAGATCGAAGAAGGTTAAAAAAGGGAAGGAAGGAACCATTTGGCTCGCCAttctttggagcatttggttacgTAGGAACGATATAGTTTTCAACAACTCGTCTTGGAACTCTAGAGACGTAGTTTGGAGTTGTAAAGCTCTAATTTGGAGGTGGTCGTATATCGGGAAAATTACTCGGGCCAATTGTAATTTCTACGAGTTTAGCAATAGcccattgttttacttaagttag